In the Kaistella sp. 97-N-M2 genome, one interval contains:
- a CDS encoding adenylate/guanylate cyclase domain-containing protein, which yields MTKILVVDDEPDLETLIRQKFRQKIREQVYEFVFATNGKEALDAIRTVSNIDIVLSDINMPVMDGLTLLSKIGEGHPLMKTVMVSAYGDMENIRTAMNSGAFDFVTKPVNFGDLETTIEKTIHQVLQIKNTLKAIKENNILKMYVDKNVLSFMESREYESSLTDNETIEATVVFIDICGFTSISETETPDLVVKLLNDYFDVMVKEIIAQNGVIDKFIGDCVMAVFKGDYHLDRAIDASLAIRDQIQNLPTQNNFSPSVSIGINSGEMISGNIGSATLRRLDFTVIGDTVNTAQRLQSAACGGQILISEHCFERVKSSFICKKIGNVNLRNKSEKTTVYEVLS from the coding sequence ATGACAAAAATATTAGTTGTTGATGATGAACCCGATTTGGAAACGCTGATCCGACAAAAATTCCGGCAGAAAATCAGAGAGCAGGTTTACGAATTTGTTTTCGCGACAAATGGTAAAGAGGCGTTGGACGCAATACGCACCGTTTCTAATATCGATATTGTTTTAAGTGATATTAATATGCCTGTAATGGACGGCTTAACCTTACTTTCAAAAATCGGGGAAGGACATCCCCTGATGAAAACGGTAATGGTTTCGGCCTACGGCGATATGGAAAATATTAGAACTGCCATGAATTCCGGCGCGTTCGATTTCGTTACAAAACCCGTTAATTTCGGCGATTTGGAAACCACGATCGAGAAAACGATTCACCAGGTTTTGCAGATAAAAAATACGCTAAAAGCCATTAAAGAAAATAATATCCTAAAAATGTATGTGGATAAAAACGTGCTCAGCTTTATGGAAAGCCGCGAGTATGAATCCTCGTTAACCGATAACGAAACCATTGAAGCAACGGTGGTTTTTATAGATATTTGTGGATTTACATCGATTAGCGAAACCGAAACGCCGGATCTTGTCGTCAAACTGCTGAACGACTATTTTGATGTGATGGTAAAAGAAATTATTGCGCAAAACGGCGTTATTGATAAGTTTATTGGAGATTGTGTTATGGCAGTTTTTAAAGGAGATTATCACCTGGATCGTGCAATTGATGCAAGTCTTGCGATTAGAGATCAAATTCAAAACTTACCCACCCAAAATAATTTTTCGCCGAGTGTTTCCATTGGAATTAACAGTGGGGAAATGATTTCGGGCAATATCGGTTCTGCAACATTACGGCGCCTGGATTTTACGGTAATTGGCGACACGGTAAATACCGCGCAACGCTTACAGAGTGCAGCGTGTGGCGGACAGATCTTAATTTCAGAACATTGCTTTGAGAGGGTAAAAAGCTCTTTTATCTGTAAAAAAATTGGGAACGTGAATCTGAGAAATAAATCGGAAAAAACAACGGTTTACGAAGTGTTGAGTTAA
- a CDS encoding TonB-dependent receptor plug domain-containing protein: MRNYTTVLKVAPAFLLFAGTMLHAQTTDSVKTAEIEQVVLIGYGKQKKSDLTGSITSVTEKDFNGGANSPAQLIQGKTPGVTIVSNNGAPGAGASIRIRGIGSLNGSQAPLIVIDGVPQDFSGISGAADPLSLINPNDIQSFDILKDASATAIYGNRASNGVILITTKQGSAGRFKINFSTMMSVSTKMGNVPVLNGDQYRDFVNSFANTGYKAQLGTSNTNWQDLIYQEAWGTDNNLALSGGVKGLPYRLSIGYNDQNGIVKTNSFKRTSVGLNLNPKFFDNHLTVNVNAKGTYTDNRFPAGGVIGSATYFDPSQSVYSGNSNYGGYYEWLLNGGLNVNSNANPLAQLDAVKDISSVYRGLGNIQLDYKLHFLPDLHFNVNAGYDYAKGEGFTRISPIYKSGFNILGSNREYTIEKKINYSRPIWLIRKPLQRSTPM, encoded by the coding sequence GTGAGAAACTATACGACAGTTTTGAAAGTTGCGCCGGCTTTTTTACTTTTTGCAGGCACAATGTTACACGCACAAACAACAGACTCAGTGAAGACCGCCGAGATTGAGCAGGTTGTTTTAATTGGTTACGGTAAACAGAAGAAATCGGATCTTACGGGCTCCATTACGTCTGTAACCGAGAAAGATTTCAACGGCGGAGCCAACAGCCCGGCTCAGTTGATTCAGGGTAAGACGCCGGGGGTTACAATCGTGAGCAACAATGGGGCTCCTGGCGCGGGAGCATCTATAAGAATCCGAGGTATTGGATCGCTTAATGGGTCGCAGGCTCCCTTGATCGTTATTGATGGCGTGCCCCAGGATTTTAGCGGCATTAGTGGTGCTGCAGATCCGCTTTCGCTGATCAATCCGAATGACATTCAAAGTTTTGATATTTTAAAAGATGCCTCTGCCACCGCAATTTATGGGAACAGAGCCTCAAACGGTGTAATCTTGATTACAACCAAACAAGGATCTGCAGGAAGATTTAAAATTAATTTTTCTACCATGATGTCCGTCTCCACAAAAATGGGAAATGTTCCGGTTTTAAACGGAGATCAATATCGAGATTTTGTAAACAGTTTTGCAAATACCGGGTACAAAGCCCAATTGGGAACTTCAAATACGAATTGGCAGGATCTTATTTATCAGGAAGCATGGGGAACAGATAATAATCTTGCATTGTCCGGCGGTGTTAAAGGTTTGCCTTACAGACTATCAATCGGTTATAACGACCAGAATGGAATTGTAAAAACCAATTCTTTCAAAAGAACATCGGTTGGTTTAAATTTGAATCCGAAGTTTTTTGACAATCACTTAACCGTGAATGTCAACGCAAAAGGAACTTATACTGATAACCGTTTTCCTGCGGGCGGCGTTATTGGAAGCGCAACCTACTTTGATCCCTCGCAATCTGTTTATTCTGGAAACAGCAACTATGGCGGATATTACGAATGGCTGTTAAATGGTGGTCTTAACGTAAACTCTAATGCCAATCCTTTGGCTCAACTGGATGCCGTTAAAGATATTTCTTCTGTGTATAGAGGATTAGGGAATATTCAGCTTGATTATAAACTGCACTTTCTACCGGATTTGCATTTTAATGTAAATGCTGGGTACGATTATGCAAAAGGAGAAGGTTTCACAAGAATTAGCCCCATCTATAAATCTGGATTTAATATTTTGGGCTCTAACAGAGAATATACCATCGAGAAAAAAATAAATTACTCGAGACCTATTTGGCTTATACGAAAACCATTACAGCGATCGACACCAATGTAG
- a CDS encoding ATP-binding protein, which translates to MKSYLFLLPFFALAASVKAQSLQIDQLKKELAAHPKQDTFRVNRLNELAFDLSLKSEDRAKFAEEAKKIATKINYAAGKGNALVSLALVKGRDGRSEEFSKLIEEAKSIAGETKNTELVASIFMVEGMVNDNLQQKLKLLLKADSAAAKSSDHILQSRANYVLANTYVTAFSNYGKAIDHNFKALHLAELANDQKSLIICWTGLGNIYAQIGDQTNALLYLNKAENANKTFNDMGIEYLLQNALGERYRLSGKYPDAIKAYNKGLEVGKILGMNSSLNESNLADVYSRMNNLPLAFQYAFRALKGAKEIKDVGGEEWIYGILSRAYLKNNNVDRAVYYANLGYSSAEKSGGTENLRDNALALSEAYAKKNDFKNAYENRLLYIKYRDSILNEEVRNRTAVEQYTYNIDKKEAQINVLNEQKKGQRNLLIGALGLLLLIFAVAALLLKNNRQKQKANKLLEVQKQEIDEKAQALSDQKDNVELLNTIGRKVTSSLSIEKVIGTVYENVNILMDASVFGIGIYNHQVKSIEFPSTYEKGKALPFYAISVDDENLFGSKCFKDGKEIILNNVKGKEVQKINASDAQQPVAAAVFLPLIVKEKKLGVITVQSFKENAYSEYQVFMLRNIAIYAAIAIDNAESYEELNLTLSTLKETQKQLIHSEKMASLGELTAGIAHEIQNPLNFVNNFSEVSAELLDEMKTELEKGNKEDAKALAADVIQNLEKIKYHGKRADTIVKGMLQHSRSSKGIKELTNLNALCDEYLRLSYHGLRAKDKTFNAAIKTDFDTSIRRINIIPQDFGRVILNLLTNAFYAVDEKKKSGIEDYEPTVSIATKNENDTVIISVSDNGNGMPPEVKDKIFQPFFTTKPAGKGTGLGLSMSYDIIVKGHNGELKVDSAENTGTTFDIILENN; encoded by the coding sequence ATGAAAAGCTATTTATTCCTCCTTCCATTTTTCGCACTCGCTGCATCGGTGAAGGCGCAGAGTCTGCAGATCGATCAGCTCAAAAAAGAACTGGCGGCCCACCCAAAGCAGGATACCTTTCGCGTGAACAGACTGAACGAACTGGCTTTTGATCTCTCTTTAAAATCCGAAGACAGGGCGAAATTCGCGGAAGAAGCAAAAAAAATCGCGACTAAAATTAATTACGCGGCAGGAAAGGGAAACGCTTTGGTTTCGCTTGCGTTGGTAAAAGGGAGGGACGGACGAAGCGAGGAGTTTTCAAAATTGATAGAGGAAGCAAAGAGCATCGCAGGAGAAACGAAGAATACTGAACTCGTCGCCAGCATTTTCATGGTGGAAGGAATGGTTAACGATAATCTGCAACAAAAACTAAAGCTGCTCCTGAAGGCGGATTCGGCCGCTGCAAAATCTTCGGATCACATCCTGCAGTCGCGCGCAAATTATGTTTTGGCCAATACTTATGTGACGGCCTTCAGCAATTATGGCAAAGCGATCGATCACAATTTTAAGGCGCTTCATCTGGCAGAACTGGCAAACGATCAGAAAAGTCTCATTATTTGCTGGACGGGTTTAGGAAATATTTATGCGCAAATCGGCGACCAAACAAATGCGCTTCTTTATTTGAATAAAGCCGAAAATGCCAACAAGACTTTTAATGATATGGGAATTGAATATCTGCTTCAGAATGCCTTGGGAGAACGCTACCGACTTTCCGGCAAATATCCCGACGCGATTAAAGCCTATAATAAAGGCCTGGAAGTCGGAAAAATTTTGGGAATGAACAGTTCTCTTAATGAAAGCAATCTGGCAGATGTGTATTCGCGAATGAATAATTTGCCGCTCGCTTTTCAATATGCGTTTCGTGCCTTAAAAGGAGCGAAAGAAATTAAAGATGTCGGGGGCGAAGAGTGGATTTACGGAATTCTTTCGCGGGCTTATTTGAAGAATAACAACGTGGATCGTGCTGTTTATTACGCCAATTTGGGGTATTCATCGGCCGAAAAATCCGGCGGAACAGAAAATCTGCGCGACAATGCGCTCGCACTTTCTGAAGCCTACGCGAAAAAAAACGATTTCAAAAATGCTTATGAAAACCGACTTTTGTACATCAAATATCGGGACAGCATCCTGAATGAGGAAGTGCGAAACCGAACAGCGGTTGAGCAGTACACGTATAATATCGACAAGAAAGAAGCCCAGATCAATGTATTGAACGAGCAGAAGAAAGGGCAACGGAATTTACTGATCGGCGCTTTGGGATTATTGCTATTAATTTTTGCAGTTGCCGCTTTGCTTCTTAAAAATAACCGCCAGAAACAGAAAGCAAATAAATTACTCGAAGTTCAAAAACAGGAAATCGACGAAAAAGCCCAGGCGCTTTCGGACCAGAAAGATAATGTAGAACTGCTCAACACCATTGGCCGCAAAGTCACTTCTTCTTTGTCCATAGAAAAAGTAATCGGAACAGTTTACGAAAATGTTAATATTTTGATGGATGCCAGCGTGTTTGGTATTGGTATTTATAATCACCAGGTGAAATCCATTGAGTTTCCCTCGACTTACGAAAAGGGTAAAGCGCTTCCATTTTATGCAATTTCCGTGGACGATGAAAACCTTTTTGGTTCGAAATGCTTTAAAGACGGAAAAGAAATCATTCTCAACAATGTGAAAGGAAAGGAGGTACAGAAAATCAACGCCTCGGATGCTCAACAGCCCGTGGCAGCTGCTGTTTTTCTGCCTTTGATTGTAAAAGAAAAGAAACTTGGCGTCATCACCGTTCAAAGTTTTAAAGAAAATGCCTATTCGGAATATCAGGTGTTTATGCTTCGGAATATCGCTATTTATGCCGCCATCGCCATCGATAATGCAGAATCGTACGAAGAACTGAACCTTACTTTATCCACATTAAAAGAAACTCAGAAACAATTAATTCATTCCGAAAAAATGGCGAGTTTGGGCGAATTAACCGCGGGAATTGCACACGAAATTCAAAACCCGCTCAATTTTGTGAATAATTTTTCGGAAGTCAGCGCAGAATTACTGGATGAAATGAAAACGGAGTTGGAAAAGGGAAATAAAGAAGACGCCAAGGCACTTGCTGCAGATGTTATTCAAAATTTAGAAAAAATAAAATACCACGGAAAACGCGCCGATACCATCGTGAAAGGAATGCTTCAACACAGTCGAAGTTCAAAAGGAATCAAAGAATTAACAAATCTGAACGCCCTTTGCGACGAATATTTACGGTTGTCTTATCACGGTTTGCGCGCAAAGGACAAAACTTTTAACGCTGCCATCAAAACCGATTTTGATACGTCGATTAGGCGAATCAATATTATTCCGCAGGATTTTGGCAGAGTAATTTTAAATTTATTAACGAACGCCTTTTACGCGGTGGACGAGAAGAAAAAATCCGGGATTGAAGATTACGAACCCACGGTTTCCATTGCAACCAAAAATGAAAATGATACAGTCATAATCAGTGTTTCGGATAACGGAAACGGAATGCCGCCGGAAGTTAAAGATAAAATTTTTCAACCTTTTTTTACGACAAAACCTGCGGGGAAAGGCACCGGTTTGGGCTTATCGATGAGTTATGATATTATTGTTAAAGGCCACAATGGCGAACTGAAAGTAGATTCGGCAGAAAATACAGGAACGACCTTCGACATCATTTTAGAAAACAATTAA
- a CDS encoding TonB-dependent receptor, which yields MAYTKTITAIDTNVDLTAGYSYQDFQTTAPLIQTVQGNGQPGGITNPIDRKAVLLSFYGRGIFTIANKYIVSASIRRDGSSRFYNGTRDNVWGNFPGVSLAWKINEENFLKDTSINTLKLRAGWGKTGNQELGDNNYYPAFANYSPSVQGAEYQFGSQYYYMLRPDIYNPLLTWETTSTKNVGLDYGFAKNRIFGSIDIYQKKAEDLLVDATIAAGDLSNHNILNAGDMDTKGIEGSITFVPVKTENTNWEVSFNATHYNSKVTNLVQGADDSFNLPVGNITGGVGNTIQAHVVGYNPYSFRVYQQVYGDNGKPLDGVYVDRNGDGLINSSDLYYYKSSQPDVTLGFNTKVAYRNWDASLSARAVLGNYLYNNAASNSSLQSAATNNYLQNIYYTAADYRFNTPQYFSDIFVENASFLRLDNVNLGYNFKNIFSSGSALRVYAMAQNVFVITDYTGVDPEVFGGIDNGYYQSPRVYSLGLNFNF from the coding sequence TTGGCTTATACGAAAACCATTACAGCGATCGACACCAATGTAGATCTAACGGCGGGTTACTCGTATCAGGATTTCCAAACAACGGCACCTTTAATCCAAACAGTTCAAGGAAACGGACAACCTGGTGGAATTACAAATCCGATCGATCGTAAGGCAGTATTGCTGTCATTTTACGGTAGAGGAATTTTTACTATTGCGAATAAATATATTGTTTCTGCTTCGATCAGAAGAGATGGCTCTTCCAGATTTTACAATGGAACGAGAGATAATGTTTGGGGCAACTTCCCCGGGGTATCTTTGGCCTGGAAAATTAATGAAGAAAATTTCTTAAAAGACACCAGCATCAATACCTTGAAACTTAGAGCGGGTTGGGGGAAAACGGGAAATCAGGAATTGGGTGACAATAATTATTACCCGGCCTTCGCAAATTATTCGCCCAGTGTTCAGGGTGCAGAATATCAGTTTGGAAGCCAGTACTATTATATGTTGAGACCCGATATTTATAATCCGTTACTTACATGGGAAACTACAAGTACAAAGAACGTAGGTTTAGACTATGGTTTTGCCAAGAACCGAATTTTCGGTTCCATTGATATTTATCAGAAAAAGGCGGAAGACTTATTGGTGGATGCCACCATTGCAGCTGGAGATTTAAGCAACCATAATATTCTTAATGCTGGTGATATGGATACCAAAGGAATCGAAGGATCAATTACATTTGTACCGGTAAAAACGGAAAATACAAACTGGGAAGTATCTTTTAATGCAACCCATTATAATTCGAAAGTGACCAATCTCGTTCAGGGTGCAGATGACTCCTTTAATCTACCTGTTGGAAATATTACCGGCGGAGTAGGCAACACAATTCAGGCACATGTTGTGGGTTATAACCCGTATTCCTTCCGAGTATACCAGCAGGTTTATGGGGATAACGGTAAACCATTGGACGGTGTATACGTCGATCGAAATGGCGATGGTTTAATTAATTCAAGTGATCTGTATTATTATAAATCCAGTCAGCCAGATGTCACACTTGGCTTTAACACAAAAGTTGCCTATAGAAACTGGGATGCAAGTTTGAGTGCACGAGCAGTATTAGGCAATTATCTTTACAACAATGCAGCATCCAACAGTTCCCTGCAGTCTGCAGCCACCAATAACTACCTTCAGAATATATATTATACCGCGGCAGATTATCGATTTAATACCCCGCAGTATTTTTCAGATATATTTGTAGAAAACGCATCCTTCCTTCGGTTAGACAATGTGAATCTGGGTTATAACTTTAAAAATATATTTTCCAGTGGAAGTGCTTTACGGGTATATGCAATGGCGCAAAATGTATTCGTGATTACAGATTACACGGGCGTAGATCCGGAGGTTTTTGGCGGGATTGATAATGGGTATTATCAGTCACCTAGAGTCTACTCTTTGGGCCTTAATTTTAATTTTTAA
- a CDS encoding DUF6799 domain-containing protein: MKKLIFAVFAFFSIIACKTQPSQSTPPPPPPKEVNEITTDANIAAGTERGVLMKNGVMMTMQNGESVPMTSDMTLENGDKVLMNGEIIHKDGSKTKMQEGMIINNSGTRMDQNGKMMEPNR; this comes from the coding sequence ATGAAAAAATTAATTTTTGCAGTGTTTGCTTTTTTTTCAATCATTGCATGCAAAACACAGCCCTCTCAATCCACACCACCTCCTCCTCCACCAAAAGAGGTTAATGAAATAACCACGGATGCTAATATTGCTGCGGGTACAGAACGGGGCGTCCTTATGAAAAACGGTGTGATGATGACGATGCAGAATGGGGAATCCGTGCCGATGACATCGGATATGACATTGGAAAATGGGGACAAAGTACTGATGAACGGCGAGATCATTCATAAAGACGGATCTAAAACCAAGATGCAGGAAGGGATGATAATCAATAACTCCGGAACCAGGATGGATCAAAATGGAAAAATGATGGAACCTAATCGGTGA
- a CDS encoding RagB/SusD family nutrient uptake outer membrane protein, producing MIRKNFKILTVIGFLALGSITSCVSDLEQEPRIGMTSASIFADYANYPNALAKVYGGFANGGQESNGGNSDVNGIDGNFSQYTRMLFTMQEIPTDEAVIAWNDGNLHTIHKMTWDSSNEFISGLYYRIFTQIATSNEFLRNVTDEKLAANNITGDNLTEAKYMRAEARYLRALSYFYALDLYGNVPFVDETYLPGSVTPPARIARADLFKFVETELLAISEELKAPRTNAYARADQAAAWSLLARLYLNSKVYTGTERNNDVITYCNKVIGAGYSLKGKYEDLFLADNDQNNPEVIFPIAFDGVHIQTSGGSTYMVHAAVGGTMPAESMFGIAGGWGGLRTTSAFVGLFNSNDKRGNFYKDGQTLEINDLGNFNDGYAFVKYKNLTSAGNFGSDNAKNFCDADIPIFRLADIYLMYAEATLRGGNGNISTALGYVNSLRTRAGASSVGSLNLDFILDERGRELGWEMTRRSDLVRYGKFTTAAYLWPWKGNVKDGAAVGEYRNLFPIPAKDIVANPNLIQNPGY from the coding sequence ATGATACGTAAAAATTTTAAAATACTAACAGTTATCGGGTTTTTGGCCCTGGGTTCTATAACATCTTGCGTGAGCGATTTGGAACAGGAGCCACGCATAGGCATGACTTCTGCCAGCATATTTGCCGATTACGCCAATTATCCAAACGCTTTAGCAAAAGTTTATGGCGGTTTTGCGAATGGTGGTCAGGAATCCAACGGAGGTAATTCCGATGTGAATGGAATTGATGGAAATTTCTCCCAGTACACCAGGATGTTATTCACCATGCAGGAAATACCTACGGATGAGGCAGTAATTGCCTGGAATGACGGTAATCTTCATACCATTCATAAAATGACCTGGGATTCTTCCAACGAATTTATCTCCGGATTATACTACAGAATCTTCACACAAATTGCGACGTCCAACGAGTTCTTAAGAAATGTTACTGACGAAAAATTGGCCGCGAACAACATCACCGGAGACAATCTTACCGAAGCGAAATACATGCGCGCGGAAGCACGGTATTTACGTGCCCTTTCCTATTTCTACGCGTTAGATTTATATGGAAACGTTCCCTTCGTTGATGAAACTTACTTGCCAGGATCTGTAACGCCGCCTGCCAGAATTGCCCGCGCAGATTTATTTAAATTTGTAGAAACGGAGTTGCTGGCAATCTCCGAAGAGCTAAAAGCTCCGCGAACAAATGCGTATGCAAGAGCAGATCAGGCAGCAGCATGGTCTCTGCTTGCCAGACTTTATTTAAACTCCAAAGTATATACCGGCACAGAGCGCAATAACGATGTTATCACTTACTGTAACAAAGTAATCGGGGCAGGATATTCTTTAAAAGGGAAGTATGAAGATCTATTCCTCGCGGATAACGATCAGAATAATCCCGAAGTAATCTTCCCTATTGCTTTTGATGGGGTACATATTCAAACATCCGGTGGCTCTACTTACATGGTTCACGCTGCAGTTGGAGGCACAATGCCGGCCGAATCTATGTTTGGAATCGCTGGTGGTTGGGGTGGTTTACGAACAACCTCTGCTTTCGTAGGTTTATTCAACTCGAACGATAAAAGAGGAAACTTCTACAAAGACGGACAGACTCTGGAAATCAACGATTTGGGCAATTTTAACGACGGTTATGCATTTGTGAAATACAAAAATTTGACGAGCGCAGGTAACTTTGGCAGCGACAATGCGAAGAACTTCTGCGACGCCGATATTCCAATTTTTAGATTAGCAGATATTTACTTAATGTACGCAGAAGCGACTTTAAGAGGCGGAAACGGAAATATCTCAACGGCCTTAGGTTATGTTAATTCACTAAGAACCAGAGCAGGAGCTTCATCTGTAGGATCTCTTAATTTAGATTTTATACTCGATGAACGTGGAAGAGAATTAGGCTGGGAAATGACCAGAAGATCAGATCTTGTGCGTTATGGTAAATTTACTACTGCGGCGTACCTTTGGCCTTGGAAGGGTAACGTAAAAGACGGAGCAGCTGTAGGAGAATACAGAAACCTATTTCCGATACCTGCTAAAGATATTGTAGCAAATCCTAACTTAATCCAAAATCCTGGATATTAA
- a CDS encoding response regulator translates to MSGLALLKNIKENYEKPAPKVMMITAYDDDHNFKEAMKLGADDFLTKPLDFAVLKEKLKAILP, encoded by the coding sequence ATGAGCGGTTTGGCTTTATTAAAAAACATCAAGGAAAACTACGAAAAACCAGCGCCAAAGGTAATGATGATCACTGCCTACGACGACGACCACAATTTTAAAGAAGCCATGAAGCTCGGCGCGGACGATTTCCTGACCAAGCCGTTGGACTTTGCCGTTTTAAAAGAAAAACTAAAAGCCATTTTACCATGA
- a CDS encoding YitT family protein, producing MQYIRLYSYVISKLEQEIPGHITYHNFQHTLTVLENAVAIAEKENMTEDEKILLKTAALLHDVGFIKNHLNHEMLSCEFAKTHLPDFDYSAKEIVLICEMIMATKLPQTPKNKMSEILCDADLYYLGGEEYELYANQLFEEFKNTGILKTRDAWQRRQIDFMKEHRYFTKSVQEERNRKKNENTTILEEKIKQLPKNLRTAENFQEIFSAVCGIIIAAFALNSFLVPNHFFDGGITGLSLLVHELYHLNLALVIILFNLPLIIISYFTIGSNFAKKTFLSVLFLGIYLWQLPSFHITHDKLIVAVFGGTFLGIGVGMVMRAGAALDGIEVLALYTLKRTSFTITEIILGINIIIFSIAALQFGIETSLYSVLTYFCATRTIDYVVEGIRAYTGVTIISAKSEEIKHQLVNSLGRGITVYKGERGFLPGRYDVSSDCDIIFTVITRLEMRKLKNLISEIDPEAFVFANTIKEASGGIIKTRAKH from the coding sequence ATGCAGTACATTCGCTTATATTCGTATGTTATTTCCAAATTAGAGCAGGAAATTCCGGGGCACATTACCTATCATAATTTTCAGCACACTTTAACCGTTTTGGAAAATGCAGTGGCGATCGCGGAAAAAGAAAACATGACGGAAGATGAAAAGATCCTCCTGAAAACGGCTGCTTTACTGCATGATGTTGGTTTTATAAAAAATCATTTAAACCACGAAATGCTAAGCTGCGAATTTGCAAAAACTCACCTGCCCGATTTTGATTATTCTGCAAAAGAAATTGTGCTGATCTGTGAAATGATTATGGCGACAAAACTGCCTCAGACTCCAAAAAATAAAATGAGCGAAATTCTCTGCGATGCAGATCTGTATTATCTCGGCGGCGAGGAATATGAGTTATATGCCAATCAGCTATTTGAAGAATTTAAAAACACAGGCATCTTAAAAACCCGGGACGCCTGGCAAAGAAGACAGATCGACTTCATGAAAGAGCACCGTTATTTCACAAAAAGCGTTCAGGAAGAAAGAAATCGCAAAAAGAATGAAAATACCACCATTTTAGAAGAAAAGATTAAGCAGTTGCCGAAAAATTTGAGAACAGCTGAAAACTTTCAAGAGATTTTTTCGGCGGTGTGCGGGATTATTATTGCAGCTTTTGCCCTGAATTCGTTTCTGGTCCCGAATCATTTTTTCGATGGCGGAATCACCGGTTTGTCGCTTCTGGTTCACGAACTATACCATCTTAACTTGGCGCTGGTTATTATTTTATTCAATCTGCCTTTAATTATTATCAGTTACTTTACGATCGGGAGCAACTTTGCGAAAAAGACTTTTTTGAGCGTGCTGTTTTTAGGAATCTATTTATGGCAGTTGCCCTCTTTTCATATTACGCACGATAAATTAATTGTGGCCGTTTTTGGCGGTACTTTTCTCGGCATTGGCGTTGGGATGGTGATGAGAGCAGGTGCCGCCTTGGACGGTATTGAAGTTTTGGCGCTGTATACTTTAAAAAGAACCTCGTTTACCATTACCGAAATAATTTTAGGAATCAACATCATTATTTTCAGTATTGCGGCGTTACAATTTGGAATCGAAACATCTTTGTACTCCGTTCTGACTTATTTTTGCGCAACAAGAACGATCGATTATGTGGTTGAGGGAATTCGCGCCTACACCGGAGTCACCATCATCTCTGCGAAAAGTGAAGAAATAAAACATCAGTTGGTGAACAGCTTAGGAAGAGGTATAACGGTATATAAAGGTGAACGCGGTTTTCTGCCCGGTAGATACGATGTGAGCTCCGATTGCGATATTATCTTTACCGTAATTACGCGTCTGGAAATGCGAAAATTAAAGAATTTAATTTCTGAAATTGATCCCGAAGCGTTTGTTTTCGCAAATACCATTAAAGAAGCCTCAGGTGGAATCATCAAGACAAGAGCGAAGCATTAA